In the genome of Caballeronia sp. NK8, the window CCCAAATTGCGTATGACCGCGGGCGTCTCGAGCTGCTTTCTTTGCCTACTTTCTTTGCAGCAGCAAAGAAAGTAGGTGCCGCCCCGCACAGGGGCAACGCCAATAGACCGTCGCGAAAACGGGACCCGCCAAAAGCCTGAAAACGCGCGTCATGAAACTTAGCCAACCAGCTTCGCATACCTCAAAAAAATGCCTTACATGATCCAGTCAGGCACGCACGCCCGCGATCGATGCATCGGCAACAGGCCGGTCATCGATCGGAAAATGCAGCAAGGCCGCCACGAGCCCCGCTACCGCCGTTGCGCCCCAGATCAGCGAGTACGAACCCGTCGTGTCGAACACGTAGCCGCCGAGCCACGCGCCGAGAAACGAGCCAAGCTGGTGGCTCAGAAACACGACGCCGAACAGCGTGCCGAGATGCCGCGTGCCGAATACCTTCGCGATCAGACCGTTGGTGAGCGGCACCGTGCCGAGCCATGTCAGCCCCATCACGGCGGCGAAGACGACGACGGAAACGCTGGTCGTCGGCAGCAGCACGAAGAGGGCGATCGTGCCGCCGCGAATCAGATAGAGCCACGCGAGCACGTGATGCTGCCGCCAGCGCCCGCCGAGCCAGCCGCATCCCCAACTGCCGATCATGTTGAACAGGCCGATCAGCGCGAGCGCCGTCGCGCCCAGCCCGACCGGCATGTGGCACAGCATCAGATAGCCCGGCAGATGCGTCGCTATGAACGCAAGCTGGAATCCGCAGGTGAAAAAGCCGAGCGTCAGCAGCCGATAGCCGCGATGCCGCGACGCATACGCAAGCGTTTCGCGCAACGGCATCGTGGCGGGTTGCGCGTGTTGTTCGTGCTTTTCATGCGCTTGCGCTGTCTTGCGCGCACGGCTCGCGCGATCGAGCACGATGCCGAGCGGCGCGGCGAGCAGCAGCACGAAGGCGAGGGCGTACAGCGACGCCGCCACGCCCGCATGCACGCGCACTTCCTGCGCGAAGGGCACCATCAACACTTGCCCGAGCGAGCCGCCCGCGCTGGCGAGACCCATCGCGACACTGCGCGTTTGCGGCGATGCGACGCGCCCGACCGTCGCGAGCACGACGCCGAAGCTCGTGCAACTGATGCCGATGCCGACCAGCACGCCCAGCCCGAGCACGAGCATCCAGCCCGAGGTCGCGGCGGCGGCGAGCGCAAGTCCGGCGGCGAAGGTGGCCGCGCCCGTCGCGACGATGGGGGCGGCGCCATAGCGGTCGGCGGCTGCGCCCGCGAACGGCTGCGCGAAACCCCACACGAGATTGTGCAGCGCAATAGCGAAGGCGATCAGCGTGACGGGCATGCCGCGATCAAAGGAAAACGGCCCGATGAAGAGCCCGAACGTCTGGCGCACGCCCATGGCGGCGCTCAGGATCAGCGCGGCGGCGCCGATGAGCACCCACGTCGTTGCGCGGTTCGTGCTCGTGGTGGTCGACAGGGACGACATGGCTGGCAATCCTCCTTGCGGCCATCGTCGCAGCCGAACGCCCGTGCTGGCAAACGAAAAGTTTTCGTGGACGGTTGAGCGCAGTTCAACCGCGACATTCGTGGTCTGTGCCGTCGACGAACCCGGCCGCCTGTTCGATCAGCCAGTGGCGGAACGCGACGAGATCCGCCCGTGCGCTCGCTTGCGGCGTCTCGCAGAGCCAGTAGGCAGTCTGCGTCTCGACGCTCGTCGGCGACGCCGCGACGAGCGCGCCCGCCGCCAGTTCGCGATCGACGAGCGGACGCCGGCCGATTGCGACGCCGAGCCCGGCCGCGGCGGCATCGAAGGCGAGTTGCACGGTATCGAAGCGCAGGCCGCCGTGGAGATCGAGCGCATCGAGACCATCGAGACCCGCGCCGTCGATCCATGCCTGCCAGTCCTGGCTGGCCGTATCGACATGAATGAGCGCCGCGCGTGTGAGATCGACGACGCCGTCAGCGGTGCTCAGCCGCGCGCGATAGTCCGGGTTGCAAACCGGCACGAGCCGCTCGCCGAACAGACGCTGCCACGATGCGCCGTCCACCGGGCCGCGGCTCAGGCGCAGGCCGAAATCGAAGCCATCGACGGGAAAGCCTGCCTGACGGCGCGAGGTGTCCACACTGACGTCGATGTTGGGCCAGCGCGCGCGGAAATCGGCGAGGCGCGGGACCAGCCAGCGCGCGGCGAGCGTCGGCGCGCAGGTGATGGAGATCGAGCGGCGCTTGCGCTTGTCCGGCAGCGTCTGCGTGCCGATGGCGATGAGCGAGAACGCCTCGGCGATATACGGCAGATAATGTTCGCCCGCGGGGCTCAGCGACAGCCCGCGCGGCTCGCGCACGAACAGCTCGACGCCGAGCATCTCTTCCAGCGCGCTGATGCCGTGGCTCACCGCGCCCGGCGTCACATTGAGTTCGGCTGCGGCGAGCTTGAAGCTGCGGTGGCGCGCGGCGGCTTCGAAAAGACGGAGCGCGTTGAGAGGCGGAAGGCGCTGGGGCATGTTGGCGTGCGCGGATTGGCGGCGTAGGTGCGGCTAGTTTGCCATCAGCGGGCCGGCTGCCGCCATGCTTTCCATCCGTCCCAAATACGCCGGGCGATGAGCCGGAACGGCGGATTGACGAACAGCACCGCCGCGCCCAGCGCGATGAAGCCGCAGACCAGAAACGTCCCGCGATACCCGAGCGCGGCCACGAGCGCGCCGGACAATACCCCGGAAAGAATCGAGCCGACGCGCGATGCGTTGAAGAACAGCGCCGTGGCCGAGCCGGGGCTGCGCGGCATCAGGTCCTGCATGTAGGTCATGCCGAGGCACGAGATCACTGAGACGACGAATGCGTTGAAGGCCTGCATCGGAATCAGGAATCCGACGTTCGACGCCGCCGCGACCGCAACGAAATAGATCGTATGCACGACCGCGCCTGCCGCGAGCCAGCGCTGCTTGTTCAGACGCGAGCCGCGCGCGCCGAGCGCCAGCATCATCGGAATCTCGAGCAGCGCGCCGAGCCCCAGCATGACGGATACGTCGATGCGCGAGCCATGCATGCCATGCACGACGTACAGCGGCAGAACGATCATGGTGGCGCTCGCGGCGAGCCCGATCAGCGTCATCGCGATGGTGGCGCGCGTGATCTCCGCGCGCGTGTGCGGCGCGCCGGCGTGCGGCGGCACGAGTTCTTCGGTGTCGGGCGCGGTCACTTCGAGCGGTGATGTCGGATCGCCGGCGTAGTGCGCGGGCGCGCTGTGCGGGTCGCCCCTGGGGGACTCGTGCATGCGCCAGACGATGCCGCCGCACGCGACGAAACAGGCCGCCGCGAACAGAAACAGTCCGTAGAAGCCGGCGGCGGCCAGGACCAGCGCGCCGACGGAAGGCCCGAACACCCACGCCATCGAGAGGACGGTTCTGAGCGTCGCGAGGGCGAGGGCGCGTTCGGCTTCGTCATCGACGGGGAGCGCGGCGCGCGCGAACGAGAACACCAGCGACATGGCGGAGCCGCCCGCGCCCAGAAACACGACGCCGATCGCGACCAGCGCAGCGTAATCGCGCACCAGGCAAAGCAGCAGGAATCCGAGCGACGACGCGACGAGCGCCGCGAGCAGGAGTCCGCGATGATGGCCGTGTCTGTCGGACCACTTGCCGGCGAATGCGCTGGCCACCACGCCGCTCGCGGCGATCAACGTCATGAATACGCCAAGACGCAAGGGGCTCATGTCGGCCTGTTCGACGCTGAACAGCGACAGATACGGCGCGGTGAAGGACATCGCGATGCCGAGCATCAGCGTCGCAGCGGACAGCGGCAGAAAGAAGGGAATCCGGGTGAGACTGAGCAGGCGCGTGTTCATTGGGGCGTGGGGGCGACTCGGGGGCGAGTCGGGAGGAGCGGGGCGGGCTCGGTTGCAAACATCACGCGATTGTAGCGGCGCGCGCCAGCGTCCTCGGGAGGAGCCGCATCAAAACCCGCTCTGCCGGATCAGCGCGCCAAGCACATGCGTTCCCCCTTCAACCAGCAGACTCCTGCGCGCACCATCGATCTGCAACTGCCCGCGCGTTTCCCACATGTTGACAGGCGGCGCATCCAGCCCGACGAGCACATGGAACAGCGCCGGGTTCGGAACCAGCGCGCCACGCTCCGGCGACACCGCAAGCGGCCCCTTGTAGCGCGACGCGAGCATCGGTTGATCGAGCTGACGCACACGCGTGGTGTCGATGGCGAGCACGCGCCCGGCGATCGGCGCAACCTGTCCGACGGGATAGAAGCGCGCCCGATCGCCGACGGCGATGCGCTGAACCTCGTCCTGTCTGACGAACGCGTCGACCTGCCAGCTACGCGGATCGATCAGCACGCCCACCGGCACTTTCGGATTGATCCATTGCCCGGCGCGCCATTGCGGATCGACATCGGTCCAAAGGCCCGCGAACGGCGCGCGCAGGCTCAGGCGTGCGATCTCCGAATGGGCCGCGGCAGCTTCCTCGACCTGCACGCGCAGGCGCTCGCGCACCGAGGTCTGCTGATCGAGCCCGTTCGCGTCGGCGATGAGGCCCGCAAGGCGGCCTTCGTAGCCGCGAATGCCGGCTTCGCTGCGGCGCATCCGTCCAGCGATGTCGGGTTCGTCCATCTCCATCAGCGTGGCGTCGGAACTCACCGGGCCAGCGGGCCGAATCGCCTGGATGCGCGCGGGAAACGGCACGAACACGCGCAGTACGCGCTCCGCACGCGCGACGCCGTCCGCGTGGATCTGCGTGCGCCAGGGCACCGCCAGCAAGCCGAGCGCGCCG includes:
- a CDS encoding MFS transporter; amino-acid sequence: MSSLSTTTSTNRATTWVLIGAAALILSAAMGVRQTFGLFIGPFSFDRGMPVTLIAFAIALHNLVWGFAQPFAGAAADRYGAAPIVATGAATFAAGLALAAAATSGWMLVLGLGVLVGIGISCTSFGVVLATVGRVASPQTRSVAMGLASAGGSLGQVLMVPFAQEVRVHAGVAASLYALAFVLLLAAPLGIVLDRASRARKTAQAHEKHEQHAQPATMPLRETLAYASRHRGYRLLTLGFFTCGFQLAFIATHLPGYLMLCHMPVGLGATALALIGLFNMIGSWGCGWLGGRWRQHHVLAWLYLIRGGTIALFVLLPTTSVSVVVFAAVMGLTWLGTVPLTNGLIAKVFGTRHLGTLFGVVFLSHQLGSFLGAWLGGYVFDTTGSYSLIWGATAVAGLVAALLHFPIDDRPVADASIAGVRA
- a CDS encoding LysR substrate-binding domain-containing protein; amino-acid sequence: MPQRLPPLNALRLFEAAARHRSFKLAAAELNVTPGAVSHGISALEEMLGVELFVREPRGLSLSPAGEHYLPYIAEAFSLIAIGTQTLPDKRKRRSISITCAPTLAARWLVPRLADFRARWPNIDVSVDTSRRQAGFPVDGFDFGLRLSRGPVDGASWQRLFGERLVPVCNPDYRARLSTADGVVDLTRAALIHVDTASQDWQAWIDGAGLDGLDALDLHGGLRFDTVQLAFDAAAAGLGVAIGRRPLVDRELAAGALVAASPTSVETQTAYWLCETPQASARADLVAFRHWLIEQAAGFVDGTDHECRG
- a CDS encoding sugar efflux transporter, yielding MNTRLLSLTRIPFFLPLSAATLMLGIAMSFTAPYLSLFSVEQADMSPLRLGVFMTLIAASGVVASAFAGKWSDRHGHHRGLLLAALVASSLGFLLLCLVRDYAALVAIGVVFLGAGGSAMSLVFSFARAALPVDDEAERALALATLRTVLSMAWVFGPSVGALVLAAAGFYGLFLFAAACFVACGGIVWRMHESPRGDPHSAPAHYAGDPTSPLEVTAPDTEELVPPHAGAPHTRAEITRATIAMTLIGLAASATMIVLPLYVVHGMHGSRIDVSVMLGLGALLEIPMMLALGARGSRLNKQRWLAAGAVVHTIYFVAVAAASNVGFLIPMQAFNAFVVSVISCLGMTYMQDLMPRSPGSATALFFNASRVGSILSGVLSGALVAALGYRGTFLVCGFIALGAAVLFVNPPFRLIARRIWDGWKAWRQPAR